The sequence below is a genomic window from Photobacterium atrarenae.
TCCATTAGCACCAGCGAAATCCGCTACGTAGTTACCACAGAACCACAATTCCAACCCCACACTATAACCAACAAAAATACAATCAACAGCATACGCACAGAAAGGTATATATACTTATTGTATAGACTGATGCTTATGTCATAATCCCGGCCAAGGTAATACAGGATTTTACTATGACTGAGTTAACGATTCGCTCTGAAAATGACTTTCTTGATTTTGCAAGCGCGTACTATTAGACAACGATACAAGTTTTACAAACATAAAATTCGATGGCTGGCCAACAATTGAGTTTTATATCCAAGGCGAACGCTATAACCAGTCTCTACCTGTTACAGCTATGGAAGGGTACGTAGGCTTTCAGCAGGAACTTTACAGGCTTTTCACTGACTTAAAGTACAACAACCCTTCTTTACAAACGCTTAGACAAGCTGATAAAGAAGCATTAGAGCTAGTATTCAAAGTTGAAGAAGGCTCATCAGATACTAGTGCAGACGGTTGGGATTTCCTCAACAAACTGACAGAAAGCCTTACAACTATTACAACCGGTATGGACAGTATGGAAAAATTAATTTTAGTGCTGCTCCTAAGTGGCATATTAGGTGGCGTGTTCTGCTACTACGTGAGAAACAATCGCAAATTAGAGAATGAGCAATTTTTAGAACAGCAAAAAACGACAAGAGCGGCCCTAGAGAGCGGTGAGAAAAGCGTCAAAGAGGTCTCATCCCTGCTGCAGAATGTCTTGTCGCAGCATCCTCAGCTGAATGGTCACCATAGTAGAGTTATGGATTACACCGACCAAGCTCACACAAACTTCATGCGCCGTGTTCCTGATGCTAGTTACGTAAGAACTGGAAGCAATGAATACCGAGGCGCTGAAATTCGCGAGTTTAGCCGCAGACAACGCGGCGAAAATGGCAAACGAAATGAACGCACTGATGACTTTTATATAGACGGAGTCGAAAGAGCCACTGATAGCGAGTACTTGGTAATTAAAACAACCAAGGTAAGTAACGAATCTCCAATTCGGATGAAAGCTTTAGGATCTATCATCGGAGATGATCTTGAAATTCTGACAGCAGCATTTGTTTCTGGTGAAGTAGTTACCATCCGCTATATTTCATCTGTAAAAGATGGGGATGAGTATTCCGCTCAATTTAGCTACATTATCACTGACGAAGAGCAACCTCCCCAAGCAGAGCAGCCAGAATCAGCTTAATAAGTATAAAGGTCGCAATTAGCGACCTTTACTTTCAACTACACGTCCCCTTTATTAATTGCGCCATAATTATCATGGCCCGCCTCCCCCAACCCACTGTCACAACGACACTCAAGTGTCTAATTTACATACTTTTTGCCTGTCAATCAGACAGCGTTTTTTGCTGCGTAGGCGAAAACCCGCGATCTATCAAGTAATCACTTAGTGGCATACTCCTTGCTGTAGTGTTTCTGCTTACCTTTGTTGATGCCGACAAGCATAAGTGCAGGATATTTGAGACAAAGAGCATGCTGATATTCCACCGAATAGCAAAGCTGCCACATTCTGTACAACACGAACACCCCCATGCCGGCATCTTGATGATCCTTACAATGGAGTCCGTGACTATGTCTGAAAAACTCGCTACTCGCCCGGAACAACTCGAAAGTACCACCCGCCGTGATTTCTTTAAAGGCGCAACTGCCGCAGCCGTCGGTGCTGCCACCATTGCCGCATTTGGCAGCGCGTCGGCTCAGGCCTCACCCTCGGCAGCCTTCAGGCCAATTCCGGATGTCGACATCGCGTCATTACAACGTGTGAAGCAAGAACTGGTCCAGCCGCCGTTTGTTCCTGAGCATGATCAGGTGGCCACCGGCAAGCCCAAAGTGATCGAAGTACGGATGGAAGTGGAAGAGAAGCTGATTGAAGTCGATCAGGGTGCCAAAGTCTGGGCCTGTACCTTCAATGGCAGCGTACCGGGGCCGCTTATTGTCTGCCACCAGGATGACTATATTGAGCTGACGCTGGTCAACCCGGCCAGCAACCAGCTGCAACACAACATCGATTTTCACGCCAGTACCGGCGCGATGGGCGGTGGTACGCTGACCGAAGTCATGCCCGGCGAAGAAGTAGTGTTTCGCTTCCGGGCCACCAAGGCCGGCACCTTCGTCTATCACTGTGCTCCGGGCGGCCCGATGATCCCGTTTCACGTCGTCTCCGGGATGAACGGCGCCATTATGGTACTCCCGCGCGATGGCCTGAAAGATGAAAACGGCAATCCGGTCCGCTACGATCACGCCTATTACGTCGGTGAGCAGGACTTCTACCTGCCGAAACACAGCAACGGCACCTATAAGCAATACGACTCCCTGATGCATGGTATGACTGATATGCTGGAAGTGATGAAAACCCTCACGCCGAGCCATGTGGTGTTCAACGGTGCGGTTGGTGCCCTGACCGGTAAGAATGCCCTGAAAGCCAAAGTCGGTGAATCTGTGCTGATCATTCACTCACAGGCCAACCGCGATACCCGGCCTCACCTGATTGGGGGTCATGGCGATTTGGTCTGGACTGCGGGCTCCTTCACCGACCGGCCGTCCACCAACCTTGAAACCTGGCATATTCCGGGCGGCGCCGCAGCCGCAGCGCTGTATACGTTCCACCAGCCCGGCCTGTATGCCTATGTGAACCACAACCTGATCGAGGCCATCCTGTTAGGTGCCGCAGCGCACTTCCAGGTCGAGGGCGACTGGAACGACAACCTGATGACCCAGGTTCGCAAGCCGGGACCAATCACGGCCTAACCCGGAAAACCATCAACATCATACCCACCCCGCCGGAACCGGGTTCCGGCGGTCATACGTCCAGGAACAGGATTCAGGACGTCCTCCATCGTGTTCCAGGTCTTTTAAAATCAGATTATTAGGATAATGACCTCACATTCACCACGCCTGAGGTCACCTATGAAACAGCTCTGGATCACCCTACTCGCACTCCTGCTGATCAGTAACCCTGCTGCGGCGTCAAATGATGCGCCCGCAGTAGACCACGCTCAAACACCCGAAACACGCGAAGCCACAGAAAACGATATCGGCTTCCGGCAAATCCGCCTGCAAGATGCTCAAACGCAGCGGCCGCTGACTGTCAGCCTCTGGTACCCGGCCCAACCTCACTCCGGCCAGCCGGTCAAACTCGGCGACAACCCGGCTTTCCACGGCATCCCGGTGCTGAAAGAAGCCAGGCTCTCTGCCCCCGAACCGCTGCCGCTGATCCTGATGTCACACGGTTACCGGGGCCACTGGCGCAACCTGAACTGGCTGGCGGCGACCTTAGCCCGGCATGGTTACCTGGTCGCTGCGCCGGATCATCCGGGCACCACAACCTTCGACACCGACCCGGCGCAAGCAGCCCAGTGGTGGCAGCGCCCGAGGGATCTGTCGCGTACCCTGGACTGGCTGCTCGTCAGCCCGGCCTACCGCAGCCACATCGATCCCCGCCGCATCGGCGCCCTCGGCCACTCCCAGGGCGGCTGGACGGTCATCAGTCTCGCCGGTGGCCAAGTCAGCAGCACGCACCTGGCCCGCCAGTGCCGGGAGCCCGGGCTGAGCAATGGTTGCAGTTTAGTCAGGGAGTTGGGGCTGGCGCAAGATAGCGACTCACTAGGACGAAGCCGAAACCTCGGGCTACACGACCCGCGGATTACCGCCATCATCAGCCTGGATCTGGGCCTTGCCAACAGCTTCACTCCGCAGAGCCTGCGCGCGATCACGGTGCCGACGCTGATCCTGGCCGCCGGGGTCAATAACCACAACCTACCGCAGGCGCTGGAGTCCGGCTATCTGGCCAAACATCTTGATCCGCGCCTTACCGATTACCAGGTGTTGGCCAACGCCACCCACGCCACCTTTATGGGCCGCTGCAAGCTTGGCGGCAAAGCCATTGTCGAGGAAGAGGCCCCCGGTGAGGGCAAGGTATGTGATTCCGTCCCGGGCACCACCCGGGCGATCGAGCATCAGGCCATTGCGCGCCACGTGACAGATTTTCTTGCCCGGCACCTCTAAGAGCTGATGGCCGCCGAGCGACGATAGGCGCTCGGCGTCATTGCCGTAATACGGGAAAACTCGCGGTTAAAGTTGGACTTGGTGTTAAACCCGGCCATGCCGTAAATCTCGGTAATGCTGAAATCGGTCTCTTTCAGCAATTGCCGGGCTTTTTCAATCCGGTACTGGTTGATCCATTGCGAAACATTAAGCCCACTCTGGCGGTTGACCGCCGCAGAGATCTGCCGGGCCGGGATCCCGGCTTTTCGCGCTAACTGCGCCAGGGTCAGGTTCGGATCCAGGTAGAGCGTTTGCGCCTGCAACAGCGTGGTCAGGCGATGCATGATCCGGAGATCGTCTTCGCCCCCGTTGGTCGTCGATGGCTTCACCACAGCAGCCGAGGGCTCGGGCGCGCCTTTAAGCGGAGTCGCTGCGGTTGCGGTCACCGCAACGCGGTCTCGCCCGCCATCCGGCCCAGTCTCCCGCCCCCCGATTTCCCGTTGCTCAAGCGCCAACGTCTCAGGCTCAGCCTCAGCCGTGATCCGACTGACGGCAATGATGGCATAGCTCAGCCCGGTAACAATCAGTGATTGCGACACCGTCAGGATCCAAATGAGGTACTGTCCCTGACTCAGCCAGGCATCCAGGGTGATCGCAACATCGGTCACCACCGATAACAACAGAAATCCCCCAGCGCCAAGGCAGAGTCCCGGTACTGCCTGTGCCTGACTGAGCATCACCCGGGAAAAATCATCGCTCGAGTGGCGGGAGAGCCGAAACAGCAGCACAGCATGGCCGAAATAGCTGAGACTGATCAGCACATCGATTCCCTGCTGCAATCCGGCCGGACCGAACACCAGCACCGGAAGGAGTCCTACCGGCAATCCGCTCAGCCATCGCCCGGGGGCAGCATAGCCAATCATTTGGGTAAAACAGAGCCACAGCAGCGAAGGCAGCAACACCGCCAACACGGGTTGAACCATCGCCATCGCGGACCACTGATAATGCCAGCGCAACCCGACGCAGGCGGCCATCAAGGCGCAGAAACTCAGAAAAGCGACGGCAGGCCCAACCGTCCGCCCCTTCTCGCGGGGCAACTGCGCGGCCAGGAGGAGCAACAACAGCGTAATCACAAACGGCAGCGGGATCGCGGGCATGATGGTCTCATCTCTTCCTTGATATCAATCAGGTTGCATCATAAGCAATCTGGCAAGGGCCGCCAAGGTAAAACACAGCAAAATCAAAGCCGCCGGGGCAATCCAATTCATGATCGCCCCGGCTTAGCTTGCCGTTTCAAAGATGGCTTCGACTATCGGATCTGCTCGCCCCGCGAGACCAAGCTACCATCAGCGCCAATATCAATTTGGTACGGTGTGGCATGTACCCCGTATTGCTGGAAGAGCTGATTATCTACATCAAACACGACTGGTACATCCAGGGTATGCTTTTCGGCAAATGCCCGGGCGATCGACTCATCGATATAGAAGCCGCTGATCACCCCGACCCATTGTCGCTGCGGTGAATCCTGAACCTGCGCGCGCCACTGCGCCAGTTTCTGCTCACAATCGGGAAATTGCGGCATCGGACACAGCGCGTCCATAAACAGCAGGCTGACGGGCTGCGCATCCGCTGCCGGTTTCAGCAACTCTGCCAGAGAGAGTGTCTCGCCGGACAGGGTGGTGACCGAAAATGACGGCGCCGGATCACCGGGCTCTGGCGCATGATAAACCCGCTTTCCAACGGAAGGGGCCGCTGCCTGAACCTGGGCCGGAGCCTGTGTCAGCGCATGCGTTTGCTCAGACGACTCTGGCGGCGCGTCCTGATTCAGGTAGCGCAGCAGCGCCGCATTATCGCCCTGAAACACCACCTTCCCGTCCTCAATCAGCACATGGGACGGGGTTTGCCAGAACTGAAACTGCCGCAGCCACTGCTGGGAGCGATCCAGGACCAGCGGGGCAACGGTCGGATAATAGCTCTGAAACTCTTTGAGCTGCGCCGTCGTGACATTGATCTCCGGCTGGATCCAGATCTGCTGGCTCTGTTCCAGGAAATCTTCCGGCAGGGTCGCGACAAATTGCTCAGCGCCCTGTCCGGCGTAACTGTTCCATATATCCATAAACACCAGGTGTGCCGTTTGGTGCTCAGGCAGCGCCAGAGATTGACCTTGAATCGTCGGCTGCTTAGCTAAAAGCTTAGCCACATCAAACGACTTGGCTTCCGGCGGCGCGGCCATCGCCTGGGACATCGGCGCAATTACCAGCAAAGTCAGGCCGACAAGTCGGTTTAGTTGAGTCTTCATGATCGGCACTCCTTATTGCTGATAACTGTCTGATGTGGCTGCAGCCGTCCGGCCCCACGAGGACACCAAGTCATCGAGCTGATCGGTGGCGAGAAATGTCTGGTAGGCAATCTTGCCCTGCTTGTCGATCAGCACTTGGTAGGGCGTCCCCACCACCTGATACTTGCGGCTGAGCTCACCGTTGCGGTCAAACACCGTCGGGAGCTGATAGCCGTGCTGCTGATAGAACTGCTCGATATTGGCGACGGAGTCATTAAGGCCGATATTGACCGACAGCACTTCGATCGCATCGCCATATTGCTGGTAAATCGATTCAAAGTGTGGCATTTCCGCTTTGCAGTAACTGCACCAGGTGGCCCAGAATTTCAGATACACCGGCTTCTTGCCGCGATAGTCCTGCAGATCAACCGTCCGCCCGTCCAGGGTGGTCACTTCAAATGCCGGCGCCTGCTGCCCCACCACCAGCGGCTCAGCCACGGCTGTCCAGCTCCCGCCCAGCAGGCAGGCAGACAGGATCCAGCCGCTCAACGGCTTGGCTACATACATCGTCATCTTCATCATTTCTCCTTGTTATAACGCCAAATACAAAAAATAAACTCCGGACCCTGCCATCAGGGACGCCATCAACCACTTCACCCCATTCATCCAGGGACCGGAGCGCGGAATCATCGTCAGTGCGCCACTGATACAACCGGCCAGCACCAGCAAGGCACTCATGCCGATGGCAAACACAAACATTAAAAGGGCAGCCCAATACGGGTCGCCTGCCGAAGCCACGTACATCAGCAACATTCCCAGCACCGGTGAGGTACAAGGAGCCATCACCAACCCGGAGCAGGCCCCGGCAACGAAGGTGCCCAGCAGCGGGTTACGGATGCCAGACCATGACACCAGATCCGCGCCAAAATGAGGCAGCCGGATCCAGCCCAGCATCCAGGCAGCCATCAGCAGGCAGAACAGCGCCACGACCACCAGGGTAAGCGGGTGGCTGGCGACTGCGCCGAACAACTGGCCGGTACTGGCCGCCAACATTCCTAACAGGGCATAAACCAGGGAAAGGCCGAGTACATAGGCCGACGACAAAATCGCCGCCTGCTTCTGACTTTTCGCCTGGCTACCGACCACCGAGACCGTGATCGGTAACATGGGATACACACAGGGCGTCAGGCTGGTGAGGAGCCCGGCCAGAAACACCGTGCCCACCACCCACATTCCGTATTGCTGAGTCATCAGCGCTTGCTGGATTACCATTTCCATGACCAACTCTGTCCTCTCTGGAAAACCTGAAGCCAGTTATACCCAAGCCCGGACGGGAAAATATGAAATCGGGATAAAATCGAGGTGAAATAGAGATGAAATGAAAACAAACCATTGATAAACAACAGGTTACTATTTCACATAAATAGTTAAAAACATTGAATTACAGGCATTCGACCGTAGAATATGAGCTCAATCTGATTCACCTATGGACGCCGGATGACTCGTTATCACTTCGCTTCATTTGTTTTTGACCCCGCTTCGGGTGCACTGAGCCTAACGGCCCCGTCGGGGGAGCCAGAAACGGTTTATCTGCGCCATAAAGTCGGCCAGCTCCTGGCCTACCTGCTCGCCCATGCCGGGGAAGTGATCAGCAAAGAGGTGTTACTGGATGCGCTGTGGCAGCACGGTGAATACCGGGAAAACTCCCTGACCCAAAGCATCCGGGAGCTGCGCAAGGCGCTGGGTGACAGTGCCCAATCGCCCCGGTTCATCAAAACGCACCCGCAACGGGGCTATCAGTGGATATGTCCCGTCACCGAGCCGCCGGGCCCCACAGAAGAAAAGCCGGTCTCCACAGCGCCTGACAAGCCCCGGCGCAGCAAACGCACCGTCCTGGCCATTACTGCCAGTGTCCTGATGTGCCTGGTGGTCGCGGTATCGGCCTGGCGCCTGCTTCCGACGTCTCAGCCCGTACCCACCGAACAGGCATCCGCTTTGCTGGTATTACCCCTTCTCAACGAGACCGGCGATCCGCAGTTTGACTGGATGGCGCTGGGTCTGGCAGATATGCTCGGGGTGAGCCTGAGCCAGCAGGGCCAGCAACCCATTACGCTGCCGGCGATGGCCAATCTGTGGTTATTGGACAATGAACTGAGCTGGCCAGCATTGCCGGGCCAGATCCGGACCTTGTTGCAGCAGAAACACCACCGGGTCGCCTTATCCGGCAGTGTCCGGCTGCACAACGGCCAGCAAGTACTGGATTTTCAACTGATCTATGCCGACGGCTCTGTCCAGCAAGGCAGTATTGCTTATCCGTCACTGGCGGCGGCAACCCAGGCGATCAGCCGCCAGTTGCAGCTGATGCTCAACCCGCAATACGCGCCCGCACCACCGCCGGTCGATGAGTCGACTATGTTTGTCCAAACGCTGGCGCAGGGGCGGCACCAGCTGCAGACCGCTGGCGCGCACCAGGCACGGAAATATTTCCAGGCCGCATTCGTCCTGAAACCGGAAGATGACTGGACCCGGATTCAGCTCGCCCAGGTTGATCTGCTGTTAGGAGACTGGGACCAGGCCCGCGAGCACCTCGCCGCCTTGTCGGAATCCCGGCTGCAGCATGACCACGCCCTGCGTGCGGCGCAGGCCTACTGGCTCAGTGAGCTCAGCTACCGAAGCGGGGAGGAAAACGCCCAGGCCCGGACCGAGCAGGCCATTGCCGCAGCAGAACTGGCGGACAACCCGATACTGAAAGTCCGGGCTTACCAACTGAGTGCCCAGCTGGCCTGGAACCGCATGGACTGGGAACGGCACCAGCAAGACACCGCCAAGCTCGTCAAGTTACTGGGCGACAGCCACGCCTTGCGCCAGGATGCGGACAAACAGTTCTATCTCGGCAACCCGGCCAATGAAGGGCTGGAAAAGAGCCCCACGGTTGATCTGCTTGCCAACCAACCGCGCCTGCGTAAAGCACTCAACTTTTACCGCCAACTCAATGATCAACCCATGCTGGCAGCAACCCAACTGGCCATTGCCCAGAACTATACCTTCCCACTGGCACAACGTGAGGCCGCGCTGTCAGATGCCATCACGCGCTACCGGCAGCTGCAACAGCCATATGAGCTGGCCCAGGCGCTGATCTACCAGGGCTTTTACCTGATGCAGCTCCACAAAGGGGAAGAGGCCGATCTGTTTTTTAAAGAAGCCGGCCAGATTGCCGCCAGCCTCGGCGCTCGCGCCTTGGCGCGGGACAGCCAGTTTTACCGTGCCTTTGCCGCCATGGATCAAGGCCTGGATCAGCGGGAGCGCGGCGGACACGGTCCGGATCCGTCTCAACTGAGCCGGGCGAACAGTGCTTTTCAAACCCTGCTGACGCAAACCCCGCCACCACCGCCCCAGATGCAGGCCGGTATCCACTTGTTCCTCGGCTGGATCCAAACCCAGCGGCAAGCTTACGATGGTGCCATCACCGCGTTTCAGCACGCCGAACGCCTGGCCAAGCAGCAGAGCATGACCACGACCCTGGCTTATATCCGCTACTCAAAAATGCGGGTTTTTCTGGCACAACAGGACTATGACGCGGTGATCGCCATGGCCAAGTATCCCGTGCTCACCCGCCTCCAGGCGGTGTATCTGGCCCGGGCTTATTTTGAAACCGGCCAAGCCGCAGAGGCAGTGAACGTCCTGGATCAATTTCGTCGCCAGCAGCCGGAGCAATGGCAGCCGGACGACCAGCGCCGTCGCATTCGCTATCAGCAGGCCATGCAAGGCCAGTCAGTCACGCTGGCTGCCGAGCCAAGCGCCCACCTGGTTTATTGTGAAACAGACTGGCTTACGAGCAACAGTCCGCTGTAATGCGGCGTACCGGTTTTCCCAGAGCTTCGGCAACATCCAGGGAAATCGAGTAGGAGGAGGCCTCACGGCCTCCGTCCTCTCACACCACCGTACAAGCGTGGGTCGCATACGGCGGTTCCGAATATATTTTCAGTGACTCGTACCCATCTCGCAACGAGTACAGACCCATATCCTTGAACCATTTCATTGGCATGGCCTGATTGAGCTGGGGCGATAAAGCCAAGTGCCACCACCCTTTATCTGACATCGCCAGCTTCCACGCATTGCGTTCGCTTACACCCTCTTGGCGTAACCATGTCGCTATG
It includes:
- the nirK gene encoding copper-containing nitrite reductase, producing the protein MSEKLATRPEQLESTTRRDFFKGATAAAVGAATIAAFGSASAQASPSAAFRPIPDVDIASLQRVKQELVQPPFVPEHDQVATGKPKVIEVRMEVEEKLIEVDQGAKVWACTFNGSVPGPLIVCHQDDYIELTLVNPASNQLQHNIDFHASTGAMGGGTLTEVMPGEEVVFRFRATKAGTFVYHCAPGGPMIPFHVVSGMNGAIMVLPRDGLKDENGNPVRYDHAYYVGEQDFYLPKHSNGTYKQYDSLMHGMTDMLEVMKTLTPSHVVFNGAVGALTGKNALKAKVGESVLIIHSQANRDTRPHLIGGHGDLVWTAGSFTDRPSTNLETWHIPGGAAAAALYTFHQPGLYAYVNHNLIEAILLGAAAHFQVEGDWNDNLMTQVRKPGPITA
- a CDS encoding peroxiredoxin family protein produces the protein MKTQLNRLVGLTLLVIAPMSQAMAAPPEAKSFDVAKLLAKQPTIQGQSLALPEHQTAHLVFMDIWNSYAGQGAEQFVATLPEDFLEQSQQIWIQPEINVTTAQLKEFQSYYPTVAPLVLDRSQQWLRQFQFWQTPSHVLIEDGKVVFQGDNAALLRYLNQDAPPESSEQTHALTQAPAQVQAAAPSVGKRVYHAPEPGDPAPSFSVTTLSGETLSLAELLKPAADAQPVSLLFMDALCPMPQFPDCEQKLAQWRAQVQDSPQRQWVGVISGFYIDESIARAFAEKHTLDVPVVFDVDNQLFQQYGVHATPYQIDIGADGSLVSRGEQIR
- a CDS encoding winged helix-turn-helix domain-containing protein — encoded protein: MTRYHFASFVFDPASGALSLTAPSGEPETVYLRHKVGQLLAYLLAHAGEVISKEVLLDALWQHGEYRENSLTQSIRELRKALGDSAQSPRFIKTHPQRGYQWICPVTEPPGPTEEKPVSTAPDKPRRSKRTVLAITASVLMCLVVAVSAWRLLPTSQPVPTEQASALLVLPLLNETGDPQFDWMALGLADMLGVSLSQQGQQPITLPAMANLWLLDNELSWPALPGQIRTLLQQKHHRVALSGSVRLHNGQQVLDFQLIYADGSVQQGSIAYPSLAAATQAISRQLQLMLNPQYAPAPPPVDESTMFVQTLAQGRHQLQTAGAHQARKYFQAAFVLKPEDDWTRIQLAQVDLLLGDWDQAREHLAALSESRLQHDHALRAAQAYWLSELSYRSGEENAQARTEQAIAAAELADNPILKVRAYQLSAQLAWNRMDWERHQQDTAKLVKLLGDSHALRQDADKQFYLGNPANEGLEKSPTVDLLANQPRLRKALNFYRQLNDQPMLAATQLAIAQNYTFPLAQREAALSDAITRYRQLQQPYELAQALIYQGFYLMQLHKGEEADLFFKEAGQIAASLGARALARDSQFYRAFAAMDQGLDQRERGGHGPDPSQLSRANSAFQTLLTQTPPPPPQMQAGIHLFLGWIQTQRQAYDGAITAFQHAERLAKQQSMTTTLAYIRYSKMRVFLAQQDYDAVIAMAKYPVLTRLQAVYLARAYFETGQAAEAVNVLDQFRRQQPEQWQPDDQRRRIRYQQAMQGQSVTLAAEPSAHLVYCETDWLTSNSPL
- a CDS encoding helix-turn-helix domain-containing protein; amino-acid sequence: MPAIPLPFVITLLLLLLAAQLPREKGRTVGPAVAFLSFCALMAACVGLRWHYQWSAMAMVQPVLAVLLPSLLWLCFTQMIGYAAPGRWLSGLPVGLLPVLVFGPAGLQQGIDVLISLSYFGHAVLLFRLSRHSSDDFSRVMLSQAQAVPGLCLGAGGFLLLSVVTDVAITLDAWLSQGQYLIWILTVSQSLIVTGLSYAIIAVSRITAEAEPETLALEQREIGGRETGPDGGRDRVAVTATAATPLKGAPEPSAAVVKPSTTNGGEDDLRIMHRLTTLLQAQTLYLDPNLTLAQLARKAGIPARQISAAVNRQSGLNVSQWINQYRIEKARQLLKETDFSITEIYGMAGFNTKSNFNREFSRITAMTPSAYRRSAAISS
- a CDS encoding TlpA family protein disulfide reductase, which encodes MTMYVAKPLSGWILSACLLGGSWTAVAEPLVVGQQAPAFEVTTLDGRTVDLQDYRGKKPVYLKFWATWCSYCKAEMPHFESIYQQYGDAIEVLSVNIGLNDSVANIEQFYQQHGYQLPTVFDRNGELSRKYQVVGTPYQVLIDKQGKIAYQTFLATDQLDDLVSSWGRTAAATSDSYQQ
- a CDS encoding cytochrome c biogenesis protein CcdA is translated as MEMVIQQALMTQQYGMWVVGTVFLAGLLTSLTPCVYPMLPITVSVVGSQAKSQKQAAILSSAYVLGLSLVYALLGMLAASTGQLFGAVASHPLTLVVVALFCLLMAAWMLGWIRLPHFGADLVSWSGIRNPLLGTFVAGACSGLVMAPCTSPVLGMLLMYVASAGDPYWAALLMFVFAIGMSALLVLAGCISGALTMIPRSGPWMNGVKWLMASLMAGSGVYFLYLAL
- a CDS encoding alpha/beta hydrolase family protein codes for the protein MKQLWITLLALLLISNPAAASNDAPAVDHAQTPETREATENDIGFRQIRLQDAQTQRPLTVSLWYPAQPHSGQPVKLGDNPAFHGIPVLKEARLSAPEPLPLILMSHGYRGHWRNLNWLAATLARHGYLVAAPDHPGTTTFDTDPAQAAQWWQRPRDLSRTLDWLLVSPAYRSHIDPRRIGALGHSQGGWTVISLAGGQVSSTHLARQCREPGLSNGCSLVRELGLAQDSDSLGRSRNLGLHDPRITAIISLDLGLANSFTPQSLRAITVPTLILAAGVNNHNLPQALESGYLAKHLDPRLTDYQVLANATHATFMGRCKLGGKAIVEEEAPGEGKVCDSVPGTTRAIEHQAIARHVTDFLARHL